The following proteins come from a genomic window of Hymenobacter canadensis:
- the fumC gene encoding class II fumarate hydratase, giving the protein MTQFRTEKDTMGTVQVPADAYYGAQTQRSIDNFQIAQDINRMPKEIIRAFAYLKKAAALTNRDAGILDADKAELIGRVCDEILDGKLDKEFPLVVWQTGSGTQSNMNVNEVVAYRGHVLQGGQLSDEKKVLAPNDDVNKSQSSNDTFPTAMHIAAYKILVETTIPGLEKLRDTLKSKSEQFMHIVKIGRTHLMDATPLTVGQEFSGYVSQLDHGLRAIKNTLAHLSELALGGTAVGTGINTPAGYSENVAKHIADLTGLPFITAENKFEALAAHDAIVEAHGALKTVAASLMKIGNDIRLLASGPRAGIGELHIPDNEPGSSIMPGKVNPTQCEAMTMVAAQVMGNDVAINIGGMSGHFELNVFKPVMIYNFLHSARLIGDVCVSFNDKCAVGIEPLKANIKKHVDSSLMLVTALNPHIGYYKAAEIAQTAHKNGSTLKETALQLGYLTEEQFDEWLKPEDMVGEIKK; this is encoded by the coding sequence ATGACGCAGTTCCGCACCGAGAAAGACACCATGGGCACCGTGCAGGTGCCGGCCGACGCCTACTACGGCGCCCAGACCCAGCGCAGCATCGACAACTTCCAGATTGCCCAGGACATCAACCGGATGCCCAAGGAAATCATCCGCGCCTTCGCCTACCTTAAGAAAGCCGCCGCCCTCACCAACCGCGACGCCGGCATCCTCGACGCCGATAAAGCGGAGCTGATTGGCCGCGTGTGCGACGAAATCCTGGACGGCAAGCTCGATAAGGAGTTTCCGCTGGTGGTGTGGCAGACCGGCTCGGGCACCCAAAGCAACATGAACGTGAACGAGGTGGTGGCCTACCGCGGCCACGTGCTGCAGGGCGGTCAGCTCTCGGATGAGAAGAAGGTACTGGCCCCCAACGACGACGTGAACAAGTCGCAGTCGAGCAACGACACGTTCCCGACGGCCATGCACATTGCGGCCTACAAAATCCTGGTCGAAACCACCATTCCCGGCCTCGAGAAGCTGCGCGACACGCTGAAAAGCAAGTCGGAGCAGTTCATGCACATCGTGAAAATCGGCCGCACCCACCTCATGGACGCCACCCCGCTGACGGTGGGCCAGGAGTTTTCGGGCTACGTGTCGCAGCTCGACCACGGCCTGCGCGCCATCAAGAACACGCTGGCACATTTGAGCGAGCTGGCGCTGGGCGGCACCGCCGTGGGCACCGGCATCAACACGCCCGCCGGCTACTCCGAGAACGTGGCCAAGCACATTGCCGACCTCACCGGCTTGCCATTCATCACGGCTGAAAACAAGTTTGAGGCCCTAGCCGCCCACGACGCCATCGTGGAAGCCCACGGCGCGCTGAAAACGGTGGCGGCTTCGCTGATGAAAATCGGCAACGACATCCGTTTGCTGGCTTCGGGCCCGCGCGCCGGCATCGGCGAGCTGCACATCCCCGACAACGAGCCCGGCTCCAGCATCATGCCCGGCAAGGTGAACCCCACCCAGTGCGAGGCCATGACGATGGTAGCGGCCCAGGTGATGGGCAACGACGTGGCCATCAACATCGGCGGCATGAGCGGCCACTTCGAGCTGAACGTGTTCAAGCCGGTGATGATCTACAACTTCCTGCACTCGGCCCGCCTCATCGGCGACGTGTGCGTGAGCTTCAACGACAAGTGCGCCGTGGGCATCGAGCCCCTGAAAGCCAACATCAAGAAGCACGTGGATAGCAGCCTGATGCTGGTGACGGCCCTCAACCCGCACATCGGCTACTACAAAGCCGCCGAAATTGCCCAAACCGCCCACAAAAACGGCTCGACCCTGAAGGAAACCGCCCTCCAGCTCGGCTACCTCACTGAGGAGCAGTTCGACGAGTGGCTGAAGCCCGAGGACATGGTGGGCGAAATCAAGAAGTAA
- a CDS encoding TonB family protein yields MPRPDPTSAPSAPAGAHLPVEQLRRYVAGQLPPAEEHAVEAHTLDCAVCADMLEGLELQPAAAHEASLAALRQRLHTRVAELTTETAPEPTVIPLWAWRPLAAAAVLLISLSVVGWLAVSRFSSAPNLAARTAPEAAARQPAGAPAIVQPTEPAAAASDLAVVTPAVPSASPLRRPPAAPMRRAVVVADADVPGPAADLASDSQVSGLGSTMDVAAVAAPDTAESKSVAVAAAAAPAKARMARVSVAAAPAAAEATRTVQGRITDIAGVPLPGATVLVPGTQNGASTDADGSFSVVVPATTSQLAVSSIGYTTQTRALRPTDSTLALALAPDTRQLSEVVVVRREAPPMLPSIAATPAGGYPALRKYLRDSLDYPQKALDERLEGTVRVQLLVGTDGKLSDFKVLRKVSPECDAEALRLLQEGPAWFPAVQSNRRVARQVVVDVPFKIVQR; encoded by the coding sequence ATGCCTCGCCCTGACCCAACCTCCGCACCCTCTGCCCCGGCCGGCGCCCACCTGCCGGTGGAGCAGCTGCGCCGGTACGTGGCCGGGCAGCTGCCGCCCGCCGAGGAGCACGCCGTGGAAGCCCACACGCTGGATTGCGCTGTATGCGCCGACATGCTGGAAGGCCTGGAGCTGCAGCCCGCCGCCGCCCACGAGGCCAGCCTGGCCGCGCTGCGCCAGCGCCTGCACACCCGCGTGGCCGAGTTGACTACTGAAACGGCGCCTGAGCCGACCGTAATTCCGCTGTGGGCGTGGCGGCCGCTGGCGGCGGCGGCCGTGCTGCTGATTTCGTTGAGCGTGGTGGGCTGGCTGGCAGTCAGCCGGTTCAGCAGCGCACCCAATTTGGCAGCCCGCACGGCTCCGGAAGCCGCCGCGCGTCAACCTGCTGGCGCGCCCGCCATTGTGCAACCCACCGAGCCGGCAGCAGCAGCTTCTGATTTGGCGGTTGTAACGCCGGCGGTTCCGTCGGCCTCGCCGCTGCGGCGGCCACCTGCAGCGCCAATGCGGCGGGCAGTGGTTGTAGCCGATGCCGACGTGCCCGGTCCGGCGGCTGACCTCGCGTCCGACAGTCAGGTTTCCGGCCTGGGCAGTACGATGGACGTGGCTGCTGTGGCCGCGCCGGATACTGCGGAGAGCAAGTCGGTGGCGGTAGCGGCGGCCGCGGCTCCGGCTAAAGCCCGCATGGCCCGCGTTTCGGTAGCAGCAGCGCCAGCCGCTGCTGAAGCAACGCGCACCGTGCAGGGCCGCATCACCGATATAGCTGGCGTGCCGCTGCCGGGTGCCACGGTGCTGGTGCCCGGTACTCAGAATGGCGCTAGCACGGATGCGGACGGCTCATTTTCGGTGGTCGTGCCGGCCACGACTTCTCAGCTGGCCGTCAGCTCCATCGGCTACACCACCCAGACCCGCGCCCTGCGCCCCACCGATTCCACTTTAGCGCTGGCGCTGGCGCCCGACACCCGGCAGTTGAGCGAGGTGGTCGTGGTGCGCCGCGAGGCCCCGCCGATGCTGCCCAGCATAGCCGCCACCCCGGCCGGCGGCTACCCCGCCCTGCGCAAGTACCTGCGCGACAGCCTCGACTATCCGCAAAAAGCCCTGGACGAGCGCCTGGAAGGAACCGTGCGCGTGCAGCTGCTGGTGGGTACGGATGGCAAGCTGAGCGACTTCAAGGTGCTGCGCAAAGTCTCGCCGGAGTGCGACGCCGAAGCCCTGCGGCTGCTGCAGGAAGGCCCGGCTTGGTTTCCAGCTGTGCAAAGCAACCGCCGCGTCGCCCGCCAAGTGGTCGTGGACGTGCCGTTCAAGATTGTGCAGCGGTAG
- a CDS encoding RNA polymerase sigma factor, protein MLFRRRPVAAAELSDADLLRRYHAQGEVADLGVLYERHMSGVLAIARRYLRDEADAQDAVMQLFEQLVPKLRQHTVENFPPWLHATARNHCLMVLRARQRAGPALVHFSDEAGMESVAARHLTADDPADAELHEQHLQQLEHTLAELPPGQRQCLELFYLEKKSYREVAALTGFDLNAVKSHLQNGKRNLRRLLQASASDASP, encoded by the coding sequence ATGCTGTTTCGTCGTCGTCCTGTTGCTGCTGCCGAGCTGTCCGATGCGGACCTGCTGCGGCGCTACCACGCCCAGGGCGAGGTGGCCGACCTGGGCGTGCTCTACGAGCGGCACATGAGCGGCGTGCTGGCCATTGCCCGGCGCTACCTCCGCGACGAAGCCGACGCCCAGGATGCCGTGATGCAGCTCTTTGAGCAGCTGGTGCCCAAGCTGCGCCAGCACACCGTGGAGAACTTTCCGCCCTGGCTGCACGCCACCGCCCGCAACCACTGCCTGATGGTGCTGCGGGCCCGCCAACGGGCCGGCCCCGCGCTGGTGCACTTTTCCGACGAGGCCGGTATGGAATCGGTGGCGGCCCGGCATCTGACCGCCGACGACCCCGCCGACGCCGAGCTGCACGAGCAGCACCTGCAGCAGCTGGAACACACCCTCGCCGAACTGCCCCCCGGTCAGCGCCAGTGCTTGGAGCTGTTTTACCTTGAAAAGAAAAGCTACCGCGAAGTGGCGGCCCTCACCGGCTTCGACCTCAACGCCGTAAAAAGCCACCTCCAAAATGGCAAGCGCAACCTGCGCCGCCTCCTGCAAGCCTCCGCCTCCGATGCCTCGCCCTGA
- a CDS encoding DUF6252 family protein produces the protein MRKLFLYAALLLLSQCSKCKDNDPSPEAQLPPATQTGANTFGCLVNGEPFTPAGRVGLDPNLYFEYDTTFNGGTFTLQAFRAADRRQQTIILRAIPLAGLGTYSFALPNSIAQIAYSDTRLPDPCDETYSESDFAYRQGSLTITRLDPVAGIVSGTFEVKVVALGGCDTIRLTNGRFDVRR, from the coding sequence ATGCGCAAACTATTTCTCTACGCGGCCCTGCTGCTACTCTCGCAATGCTCCAAGTGCAAGGACAACGACCCCTCGCCCGAAGCCCAGCTACCACCCGCCACCCAAACCGGCGCCAACACGTTCGGCTGCCTTGTGAATGGGGAACCGTTCACACCTGCCGGGCGCGTGGGACTTGATCCTAATCTATACTTCGAGTACGATACTACTTTCAACGGAGGGACTTTTACTCTGCAAGCTTTTCGAGCTGCAGACAGACGGCAACAAACTATCATACTAAGGGCTATACCGTTGGCCGGTCTTGGCACCTATTCGTTTGCCCTACCAAATAGTATAGCTCAAATAGCGTATTCAGACACTCGTCTACCAGACCCTTGCGATGAAACATACAGCGAATCAGATTTTGCTTATCGGCAAGGCTCGCTTACCATTACGCGCCTAGACCCAGTAGCAGGTATCGTCTCTGGCACCTTTGAGGTGAAAGTTGTTGCTCTGGGCGGCTGCGACACCATTCGTCTGACCAACGGCCGCTTTGACGTAAGACGGTAA
- the radA gene encoding DNA repair protein RadA produces MAKLKTLFFCQNCGAQSAKWLGRCTSCGEWNTFVEEVIQKEDTSAAGSWKAATTVGTTKAAKPRVISEIHFEEESRFDTNDGELNRVLGGGLVPGSLVLIGGEPGIGKSTLMLQIAMSLTQMKVLYISGEESEQQIKMRAERLGEQHPNCYILTETNTQNIFKQIDALQPNVVIVDSIQTLHSQLVESGAGSVSQVRECTQELLKYAKETGVPVLLIGHITKDGSIAGPKILEHMVDTVLQFEGDRHLSYRILRTTKNRFGSTSELGIYEMQGSGLRQVSNPSEILLSQRAESLSGMAIGATLEGNRPLLVEVQALVTPATYGTPQRSATGFDAKRLQMLLAVLEKRSGLRLGQHDVFLNIAGGLRLDDPALDLAVCAAVVSSLNDLPIRGEVCLAAEVGLSGEIRAVSRLDQRLSEAEKLGFAEMYISQYNARGLDLARYGIRVQPAGRLDEVLQGLFG; encoded by the coding sequence ATGGCCAAGCTCAAGACCTTATTTTTCTGCCAGAACTGCGGCGCCCAAAGCGCTAAGTGGCTCGGCCGCTGCACTAGCTGCGGCGAGTGGAACACCTTCGTGGAGGAAGTCATCCAGAAGGAAGACACCTCGGCGGCCGGCTCCTGGAAAGCCGCCACCACGGTGGGCACTACCAAGGCCGCCAAGCCCCGCGTCATCTCCGAGATTCACTTCGAGGAAGAGTCGCGCTTCGATACCAACGACGGCGAGCTGAACCGGGTGCTGGGCGGCGGCCTCGTGCCGGGCTCCCTGGTGCTCATCGGCGGCGAGCCGGGCATCGGCAAAAGCACGCTCATGCTCCAGATTGCCATGAGCCTCACGCAGATGAAGGTGCTCTACATCTCGGGCGAGGAAAGCGAGCAGCAGATCAAGATGCGCGCCGAGCGCCTCGGCGAGCAGCACCCCAACTGCTACATCCTCACCGAAACCAACACCCAGAACATCTTCAAGCAGATCGACGCGCTGCAACCCAACGTGGTCATCGTCGATTCCATCCAGACGCTGCACTCGCAGCTGGTGGAGTCGGGGGCGGGCTCCGTGAGCCAGGTGCGCGAGTGCACCCAGGAGCTGCTCAAGTACGCCAAGGAAACCGGCGTGCCGGTGCTGCTCATCGGCCACATCACCAAGGACGGCTCCATTGCGGGCCCCAAAATCCTGGAGCACATGGTGGACACCGTGCTGCAGTTTGAGGGCGACCGGCACCTGAGCTACCGCATCCTGCGCACCACCAAAAACCGCTTCGGCAGCACCTCCGAGCTGGGCATCTACGAGATGCAGGGCTCGGGGCTGCGGCAGGTGAGCAACCCCTCCGAAATCCTGCTCTCGCAGCGCGCCGAAAGCCTCAGCGGCATGGCCATCGGGGCCACGCTGGAAGGCAACCGCCCGCTGCTGGTGGAAGTGCAGGCCCTCGTGACGCCCGCCACCTACGGCACGCCCCAGCGGTCGGCTACGGGCTTCGATGCCAAGCGCTTACAGATGCTGCTGGCGGTACTGGAGAAGCGCAGCGGCCTGCGCCTCGGCCAGCACGACGTGTTCCTCAACATTGCCGGCGGCCTGCGCCTCGACGACCCCGCGCTGGACCTGGCCGTGTGCGCCGCCGTGGTGTCGTCGCTCAACGACTTGCCTATCCGGGGCGAAGTGTGCCTGGCGGCGGAAGTGGGGCTGAGCGGCGAAATCCGGGCCGTGAGCCGCCTCGACCAGCGCCTGAGTGAGGCGGAGAAGCTGGGCTTCGCCGAAATGTACATCTCCCAGTACAACGCCCGCGGCCTCGATCTGGCCCGATATGGGATTCGGGTGCAGCCGGCGGGCCGCCTGGATGAAGTATTGCAGGGTTTGTTTGGATAA
- a CDS encoding TlpA family protein disulfide reductase: protein MSYSIRFLAGWLLAAGLTALSSGAQAQGTVTLTGKVSGRTNDTIAVSVRENPLDPKEQITYARLDDKGEFRMALKLDGPARADLVYGDDVADLFLEPGDALDIRFRGSNMAGSVRYKGKGADANTYLTDVTEQFIENDGFQALPDNIMLYEPGFLSFLDYRRKEESKFLKNALEDNKFSEAFRQYAKAEIDYSYANDRLTFPDLREQVVATEGRLKMSPTFYEFLNDKSLTNNAQAMQSEMYQEFLLNYVHYLANSNGKLRTHPDFYQACYDIAKNQLSGPVRPIIMGRVLQESFRFGHVKQSAAMLADFRTIDTKNRYAPVLQQDFDTHKAFAIGAPAPEFRLQTVNGDSVSLRDFRGKLVYLNFWRTTSGLSLRDLPYAADLAKKFEGKNIVFINIALDENEGAWKQLVTSKRLPGVQARAAGGMRSPILRAYALDDVPAYFLLAEDGTFLNTKPKRLSSRAAVDEIKESFGKASTYTSLLSNETAK from the coding sequence ATGTCATACTCTATTCGCTTTCTCGCCGGGTGGCTGCTGGCTGCGGGCCTCACTGCCCTCTCTTCAGGGGCGCAGGCCCAGGGTACGGTCACGCTCACCGGCAAAGTAAGCGGCCGCACCAACGACACCATCGCCGTATCGGTCCGCGAAAACCCCCTCGACCCCAAGGAGCAGATCACCTACGCCCGCCTCGATGACAAAGGCGAGTTCCGGATGGCCCTCAAGCTCGACGGTCCCGCCCGCGCCGACCTCGTGTACGGCGACGACGTGGCCGACCTGTTTCTGGAGCCCGGCGACGCGCTGGACATCCGCTTCCGGGGCAGCAACATGGCGGGCTCGGTGCGCTACAAAGGCAAGGGCGCCGACGCCAACACCTACCTGACCGACGTGACGGAGCAGTTCATTGAAAATGATGGTTTTCAGGCCCTGCCCGACAACATCATGCTCTACGAGCCTGGCTTTCTGTCGTTTCTGGACTACCGCCGCAAGGAGGAAAGCAAGTTTCTGAAGAACGCGCTGGAAGACAACAAGTTCAGCGAGGCGTTTCGGCAATATGCCAAGGCTGAAATCGACTACAGCTACGCCAACGACCGGCTGACGTTCCCGGATCTGCGCGAGCAGGTGGTAGCCACCGAGGGCCGCCTGAAAATGTCGCCGACGTTCTACGAGTTCCTCAACGACAAGAGCCTGACCAACAACGCTCAGGCCATGCAGAGTGAGATGTACCAGGAGTTTCTGCTCAACTACGTCCACTACCTGGCCAACAGCAACGGCAAGCTCCGCACCCACCCCGACTTCTACCAGGCCTGCTACGACATCGCTAAAAACCAGCTCAGCGGCCCCGTGCGGCCTATCATCATGGGCCGGGTGCTGCAGGAGTCATTCCGGTTTGGGCACGTGAAGCAGTCGGCGGCTATGCTGGCCGATTTCCGCACCATTGATACCAAAAACCGCTACGCCCCGGTGTTGCAGCAGGACTTCGATACCCACAAGGCCTTTGCCATTGGCGCGCCGGCACCGGAGTTCCGGCTGCAGACCGTCAACGGCGACTCGGTGAGCTTGCGCGACTTCCGGGGCAAGCTGGTGTACCTCAATTTCTGGCGCACCACCAGCGGCCTGAGCTTGCGCGACCTGCCGTACGCCGCCGATCTGGCCAAGAAGTTTGAGGGCAAGAACATCGTGTTCATCAACATTGCCCTCGACGAAAACGAAGGCGCTTGGAAGCAGCTCGTGACCAGCAAGCGCCTGCCGGGCGTGCAGGCCCGCGCCGCCGGCGGCATGCGCAGCCCCATTCTGCGCGCTTACGCCCTCGATGATGTGCCGGCCTACTTCCTGCTGGCCGAGGACGGCACCTTCCTCAACACCAAGCCCAAGCGCCTGAGCAGCCGCGCCGCCGTCGACGAAATCAAGGAGTCGTTTGGCAAGGCCAGCACCTACACCAGCCTGCTCTCCAACGAAACGGCCAAGTAA
- a CDS encoding SPASM domain-containing protein yields the protein MASLLTDSVIFLSKATPRRVWNAAQVVGGYALSKLTGKARHWGLPVALSFEPTTSCNLRCPECPSGLRSFTRPTGMLPDELFRKTIDEVASRLWYLIFYFQGEPYLHPNFLDLVKYAADKGIYTATSTNAHYLNDHNARRTVESGLDRLIISLDGTTQDVYQQYRVGGKLDKVLEGTRNLIKWRRELKSQTPRVVFQFLVVRPNEHQMDEARQMAKDMGVDDVWFKTAQIYDYQHGSPLIPTIDYYSRYENNQDGTWSIKNRLLNHCWKMWHSCVITWDGLVVPCCFDKDAEYRLGDLKTQTFRQLWHGPKYRQFRASLLKGRDQIDMCRNCTEGTKVWG from the coding sequence ATGGCCTCTCTGCTCACCGACTCCGTTATTTTTCTTTCGAAAGCTACGCCGCGCCGCGTCTGGAATGCGGCGCAGGTGGTGGGCGGCTACGCCCTGAGCAAGCTCACGGGCAAGGCGCGCCACTGGGGCCTGCCGGTGGCCCTCAGCTTCGAGCCGACAACCAGCTGCAACCTGCGCTGCCCGGAGTGCCCCAGCGGCCTGCGCAGCTTCACCCGGCCCACCGGCATGCTGCCCGACGAGCTGTTCCGCAAAACCATCGATGAGGTGGCCTCGCGGCTGTGGTATTTGATTTTCTACTTCCAGGGCGAGCCGTACCTGCACCCCAACTTCCTGGATCTGGTGAAGTATGCCGCCGACAAGGGCATCTATACCGCTACCAGCACCAACGCCCATTACCTCAACGACCACAACGCCCGCCGCACCGTGGAAAGCGGCCTCGACCGGCTCATCATCTCCCTCGACGGAACTACCCAGGACGTGTACCAGCAGTACCGCGTGGGCGGCAAGCTCGACAAGGTGTTGGAAGGAACCCGCAACCTGATTAAGTGGCGGCGGGAGCTGAAAAGCCAGACGCCGCGGGTGGTGTTCCAGTTTCTAGTGGTGCGCCCCAATGAGCACCAGATGGACGAAGCCCGGCAGATGGCCAAGGACATGGGCGTGGATGACGTGTGGTTCAAGACGGCCCAGATCTACGACTACCAGCACGGCTCGCCGCTGATTCCGACCATCGACTATTACTCGCGCTACGAAAACAACCAGGACGGCACCTGGAGCATCAAGAACCGGCTGCTCAACCACTGCTGGAAGATGTGGCACAGTTGCGTGATAACCTGGGACGGCCTCGTGGTGCCCTGCTGCTTCGACAAAGACGCCGAGTACCGCCTCGGCGACCTGAAAACCCAAACCTTCCGCCAGCTCTGGCACGGCCCCAAATACCGCCAGTTCCGGGCCTCCCTGCTCAAAGGCCGCGACCAGATAGACATGTGCCGCAACTGCACCGAGGGCACCAAGGTCTGGGGCTAA
- a CDS encoding mechanosensitive ion channel family protein: MFGLTQIDKAFTMLTRKLIGWGQEFIVMLPNLLIAALVLVATLYAARLSKRLIISVFPRISPSTALRDLVATLSYVLVLLIGLFFVLEVLNLQKTVTSLLAGVGIIGLALGFAFQDIAANFISGIILVLQRPFTVGDVIKTNDYTGLVERVSLRTTDLRQATGELVRVPNRKVFENALINFTINSFRRVDVDCGVTYDADLDEVRNVALAAIRDVPNLAPERQPDVMFTEFGESAIAFQVRFWVPFERQLDYVSAKSEAIMRIKRAFDAAGIVIPFPIRTLDVPETVLRRLAPPPADPPETPKA; this comes from the coding sequence ATGTTCGGCCTGACCCAGATCGACAAAGCCTTTACTATGCTGACCCGCAAGCTGATTGGCTGGGGCCAGGAGTTCATTGTGATGCTGCCCAATCTGCTGATTGCGGCCCTAGTACTGGTGGCCACGCTCTACGCGGCACGACTAAGCAAACGCCTCATCATCAGCGTTTTTCCGCGCATCTCGCCCAGCACCGCCCTGCGCGATTTGGTGGCCACGCTCAGCTATGTGCTGGTGCTGCTCATCGGGCTGTTCTTCGTGCTGGAGGTGCTCAATCTGCAGAAAACCGTCACGTCGCTGCTAGCGGGCGTGGGCATTATCGGGCTGGCGCTGGGCTTTGCGTTTCAGGACATTGCGGCCAACTTTATCAGCGGCATCATTCTGGTGCTGCAGCGGCCGTTCACGGTCGGCGACGTCATCAAGACCAACGACTACACCGGTCTGGTGGAGCGCGTAAGCCTGCGCACCACCGACCTGCGCCAAGCTACCGGCGAGCTGGTACGCGTGCCCAACCGCAAGGTGTTCGAAAACGCCCTCATCAACTTCACCATCAACAGCTTTCGGCGCGTGGATGTGGACTGCGGCGTAACCTACGATGCCGACCTGGACGAGGTGCGCAACGTGGCGCTGGCCGCCATCCGCGACGTGCCCAACCTGGCCCCCGAACGCCAGCCCGATGTGATGTTCACCGAGTTCGGCGAGAGTGCCATTGCGTTTCAGGTGCGGTTCTGGGTGCCGTTTGAGCGGCAGCTCGACTACGTGTCGGCCAAGAGCGAGGCCATCATGCGCATCAAGCGCGCCTTCGACGCGGCCGGCATCGTCATTCCGTTCCCGATCCGGACGCTGGACGTGCCGGAAACGGTACTGCGCCGGCTGGCCCCGCCGCCAGCCGACCCGCCGGAAACGCCGAAAGCCTAG
- a CDS encoding FeoB-associated Cys-rich membrane protein, with amino-acid sequence MWMQTLIIGLLFAAAAFYVGRLFWRAFFDKTQAGCAKGCGGACSTIDVDRLQRTIELAASRPDAGK; translated from the coding sequence ATGTGGATGCAAACTCTCATCATCGGGCTGCTCTTCGCGGCGGCGGCGTTCTACGTGGGCCGGCTATTCTGGCGGGCCTTCTTCGACAAAACCCAGGCCGGCTGCGCCAAAGGCTGCGGCGGGGCCTGCTCCACCATTGATGTCGACCGGCTGCAGCGCACTATCGAGCTGGCGGCCTCCCGCCCCGACGCCGGCAAATAG